The Hymenobacter sp. 5317J-9 genome has a window encoding:
- a CDS encoding ATP-binding protein: MSLIRWLVLCGGLLLASRPLLRAAQTPATDSLRRVYERTPADSSRVLALLKLAYTYRASKPDSTMVLAQQAWQLARRYNFDKGRGRAQGMMGIVLRERGELPKAFANQTIALQLSRDTRDLEGEAASLNALGNISFDLRQYRQAIRYYELSQVLFQRTRQPAWVAGALTNQGSCYERLNVVDSALLRQRQAQDLLARFPRPKLAEALALRNMGRVQARLGNYAEALSYYRRSLRETALTNDLRNRSVAYYRMADLYHTLHQPDSSLLYARRALQTAQQVSYRITVLDAGNLLARLYQARNNLDSAYRYQGLAIAAHDSLFGPDKFRQLQLLAFNEQQRQLQQRAEHKLQTASYQRMALLAALGFCALIAASLWRTNYHQRRANRLLNERNAEIEAQRNALDLALTELRTMQDQLVAAEKWSFVGELSAGIAHELQNPLAFMRNFAAVSEALLDEGPALPSADQPSGLEQKIMAGLKQNLREISQHGQRASSIITNMLAHARTGSSPLEPTDLNALLTDSLRLAGLSTPGPAGAAAVRLDVELAPALGPVPAVPEELGRAFLNLFTNALHAVRYRQANEPDYQPVVRVHTRRAEGAVEIRVRDNGIGMSAEVAAQVFQPFFTTKPMGEGTGLGLSLSYDIITKGHGGTLTVESEEGEFTEFTVRLPA; the protein is encoded by the coding sequence TTGTCTTTAATCCGGTGGCTGGTGCTATGCGGCGGCCTGCTGCTAGCCAGCCGGCCGTTGCTGCGTGCCGCCCAAACGCCGGCCACCGACAGCTTGCGGCGCGTGTATGAGCGCACGCCCGCCGACTCGAGCCGGGTGCTGGCCCTGCTGAAGCTGGCCTACACCTACCGCGCCTCCAAGCCCGACTCGACCATGGTCCTGGCTCAGCAAGCCTGGCAGCTGGCGCGCCGCTACAATTTTGATAAAGGCCGCGGCCGCGCCCAGGGCATGATGGGCATTGTGCTGCGCGAGCGCGGCGAGCTGCCCAAAGCCTTTGCCAACCAAACCATTGCCCTGCAGCTCAGCCGCGACACCCGCGATTTGGAGGGCGAAGCCGCCAGCCTCAATGCCTTGGGCAACATTAGTTTCGACCTGCGGCAGTACCGGCAGGCCATTCGTTACTATGAGCTGTCGCAGGTCTTGTTTCAGCGCACGCGCCAACCGGCGTGGGTGGCCGGCGCCCTCACCAATCAGGGCAGTTGTTACGAGCGCCTGAATGTGGTGGACTCGGCCCTGCTGCGCCAGCGCCAGGCCCAGGACCTGCTAGCCCGGTTTCCGCGCCCCAAGCTGGCCGAGGCGCTAGCCCTGCGCAACATGGGCCGCGTGCAGGCCCGACTCGGCAACTATGCCGAGGCCCTGAGCTACTACCGTCGCTCGCTGCGCGAAACCGCCCTGACCAACGACCTGCGCAACCGCTCGGTGGCGTACTACCGCATGGCCGACCTCTACCACACGCTGCACCAGCCCGATTCGAGCCTGCTGTATGCCCGCCGGGCGCTGCAAACCGCGCAGCAGGTGTCATACCGCATCACCGTGCTCGATGCGGGCAACCTGCTGGCCCGCCTCTACCAGGCGCGCAATAATCTCGACAGTGCCTACCGCTACCAGGGCCTGGCCATTGCGGCCCACGACAGCCTGTTTGGGCCCGACAAGTTCCGGCAGTTGCAGCTGCTGGCCTTTAATGAGCAGCAGCGCCAGCTGCAGCAGCGGGCCGAGCACAAGCTGCAAACGGCCAGCTACCAGCGCATGGCCCTGCTGGCGGCGCTGGGCTTTTGCGCGCTGATTGCCGCGTCGTTGTGGCGCACCAACTACCACCAGCGCCGCGCCAACCGCCTGCTGAACGAGCGCAACGCCGAGATTGAAGCCCAGCGCAATGCCCTGGACTTGGCCCTGACGGAACTGCGCACCATGCAGGACCAGCTGGTGGCGGCCGAGAAATGGTCGTTTGTGGGCGAGCTTTCGGCCGGCATTGCCCACGAGTTGCAAAACCCGCTGGCCTTCATGCGCAACTTTGCGGCCGTGAGCGAGGCCTTGCTCGACGAGGGCCCGGCCCTGCCCAGCGCCGACCAGCCCAGCGGCTTAGAGCAAAAAATCATGGCCGGGCTGAAGCAGAACCTACGCGAAATCAGCCAGCACGGCCAGCGGGCCTCGTCCATCATCACCAACATGCTGGCCCACGCCCGCACCGGCAGCAGCCCACTGGAGCCCACCGACCTCAACGCCCTGCTGACCGACAGCCTGCGCCTGGCCGGCCTGAGCACGCCGGGGCCGGCCGGGGCCGCAGCAGTGCGGCTCGACGTGGAGCTGGCCCCCGCCCTGGGTCCGGTGCCGGCCGTGCCGGAAGAGCTGGGGCGGGCTTTTTTAAATCTGTTTACCAATGCTTTGCACGCCGTGCGCTACCGCCAGGCCAACGAGCCCGATTACCAGCCGGTGGTGCGCGTGCACACCCGCCGGGCCGAGGGGGCGGTGGAAATCCGGGTGCGCGACAACGGCATCGGCATGTCGGCGGAGGTGGCGGCGCAGGTGTTTCAGCCCTTCTTCACCACCAAGCCCATGGGCGAGGGCACGGGCCTGGGCTTGTCGCTGAGCTACGACATCATCACGAAGGGCCACGGCGGCACGCTCACGGTGGAAAGCGAGGAAGGCGAGTTCACCGAATTTACGGTGCGGCTGCCGGCCTAA
- a CDS encoding amidohydrolase family protein, producing MNFSRVFLGLSLAAALAGCARRPTKLPIYDVVINHVTLVDVATGQLTPNQVVAISRGKIVEVQTADKDSYAAKQYVNGNGRYLIPGLWDMHVHFRGGDSLAAANKKSLALFLAHGVTTVRDCGGDLTPSVLQWRADMDAGRYAGPRIFTSGPKIDGPKAYWPGSLEVETPAQINKALDSLQRLRVDFVKIYDSKISGEAYLNTIRQAQRRGMKTSGHMPYSVKLGDAVKRGLDATEHLYYVFKACSSKEDSLTALVRASLNTPKPLGLFAVLPAVYDTYSPAAAARIFKLMAKHKTAAVPTLHIGKTLTELPENDHARDTLLAYIDPKIQATYARRLNSAKQQPLATQQFSRKLETKFMSLVPQMQAAGVPLLAGSDSGPFNSFIYPGASLQDEVILLVQAGLTPLQALQAATVNGARFMGVADRTAAIAVGKDADLVLLTANPLENIANIRHIDAVISRGRAYPAAALTNMLRAIRNR from the coding sequence ATGAATTTTTCCCGAGTCTTCCTGGGCCTGAGCCTGGCCGCGGCGCTGGCCGGCTGCGCCCGCCGGCCCACCAAGCTGCCCATTTACGACGTGGTCATCAACCACGTCACCCTCGTGGACGTGGCCACGGGCCAGCTCACGCCCAACCAAGTGGTGGCCATCTCGCGGGGCAAAATTGTGGAAGTGCAAACGGCCGACAAGGACAGCTACGCCGCCAAGCAGTACGTGAACGGCAACGGCCGCTACCTCATTCCGGGCCTGTGGGACATGCACGTGCACTTTCGGGGCGGCGACAGTCTGGCGGCGGCCAACAAGAAAAGCCTGGCCCTGTTTCTGGCCCACGGCGTAACCACCGTGCGCGACTGCGGCGGCGACCTCACGCCCAGCGTGCTGCAGTGGCGGGCCGACATGGACGCGGGCCGCTACGCCGGGCCGCGCATTTTCACCTCGGGCCCTAAGATTGACGGCCCCAAGGCCTACTGGCCGGGCTCGCTGGAAGTGGAAACGCCGGCCCAGATTAATAAGGCGCTCGATTCGCTGCAGCGGCTGCGGGTTGATTTTGTGAAGATTTACGACAGCAAAATTTCGGGCGAAGCCTACCTCAACACCATTAGGCAGGCGCAGCGGCGGGGGATGAAAACCAGCGGCCACATGCCCTATTCCGTGAAACTGGGCGACGCCGTGAAGCGCGGCCTCGACGCCACGGAACATTTATACTACGTGTTCAAGGCCTGCTCCAGCAAGGAAGATAGCCTCACGGCGCTGGTGCGCGCCAGCCTAAACACGCCCAAGCCGCTGGGCCTGTTTGCGGTGCTGCCGGCCGTGTACGACACCTACAGCCCCGCGGCGGCGGCGCGCATCTTCAAGCTGATGGCCAAGCACAAGACGGCCGCCGTGCCCACGCTGCACATTGGCAAAACGCTAACCGAGCTGCCCGAAAACGACCACGCCCGCGACACCCTGCTCGCCTACATCGACCCCAAGATTCAGGCCACGTACGCGCGCCGGCTCAATAGCGCCAAGCAGCAGCCGCTGGCGACCCAGCAGTTCAGCCGCAAGCTGGAAACCAAGTTTATGAGTCTGGTGCCGCAGATGCAGGCAGCCGGCGTGCCCCTGCTGGCCGGCTCCGACAGCGGGCCCTTCAACTCCTTCATCTACCCCGGCGCATCGTTGCAGGACGAGGTGATACTGCTGGTGCAGGCGGGCCTGACGCCGCTGCAGGCTCTGCAGGCAGCTACCGTCAACGGCGCCCGGTTTATGGGCGTGGCCGACCGCACGGCCGCCATTGCCGTGGGCAAAGACGCCGACCTGGTGCTGCTGACGGCCAACCCACTCGAAAACATCGCCAATATCCGGCACATCGACGCGGTGATATCGCGCGGCCGGGCCTACCCCGCGGCGGCACTTACGAACATGCTACGCGCCATCCGAAACCGCTGA